The genomic DNA AGAACCTGGCCGAGCGTTACGCGGTCGAGGAAATCAGCGCGCAGACCATTGATCCGGATTTCGCGCGCAACACCAAGATCCACCGCGCCTGGAAAATCACGGCTCGTTGACGCTTGAGCTGGTTGGATCCACAGAGCCTTGATTTTTAAAGGCTCTTGGATCCGTTCAGCGCTAGCCAAATTAATGGCTAATAGCTATAAATCACTCATGGCCAAAGGGGGGCCTTCCCCGGAATAACTGGCGTAGTGAGTTGCCCTTATGTCGTTGCACCCCGTGCGCCCGAAGATTCTGGGTTTTATCAGCGAAGACGTCTCGGCCTGGCTGGTCGCGATGCTGGTATTGCTCGCCGGCGGGATTCTCACGGGGCTGCTTGCCTGGGCGACCTTCAATCAATTTCAGCACCAACTGCGTCAGCGCTTCCAACTGCTGGCCAATGAGCGTTACAGCCGCATCGAAGAGCGCTTTCAGGATCAGGAACAACGGCTCGATGGTCTGCGCCGCTTCTTCGCCAACTCCGAATCGGTGTCCCGTGCCGAATTCGACGGTTATACCCAACCCTTGTTGCTGCGTACCCAGGCCTATTCGTTTGCGCCCAGGGTCAGCGCTGCCGAGCGCGCCGCGTTCGAACAGCGTGTGCGTGATGAAGGCCTGAGCACCTTTACGATTCGTGAACTCAACACGCAGGGCGAATTGCAACTGGCCGCCGACCGTGATGAATACGTGCCGGTGCTATACAGCCAGACGCAAAGCCGCCTTGGCTCGCCGCTGGGTTACGACCTGCTGGCGCAACCCCTGCGCCGCGACACCCTGCAGCGTGCCGACAAACTCGGCAATCTGGCAGTGTCGCAACCGCTGCATTTGGTGAGCATCGAGCCGTCCTATGCGCGCGGTGTGCTGCTGGTCGCGCCGGTGCTGCGCGAAGGCAAGCGACCGCCGTCGGGCTACGTGATGGCAGTGATCAGCATGCGCCAGTTGTTGGCAGATGGCTTGCCGGATGCGTTCCACGACTATTTGTCAGTGCGCATTCTCGACCTGTCGACCAATGATCAACACGAGGTGTTGTTCGAGTCCACCAATGAACCGGCCCCCAGTGATCTGGCGGTGACGCGGCTGGTGCGTATGGCTGACCATGACTACCAGGTCGACATCCTGCCAAGCGATGCCTTTATCCAGGCCAACCATTCCTCGGTCGGCAGCGTGATCATTCTGGGTGGCTTGCTGAGTGTGCTGCTCAGTGCGTTGCTTTATGTGCTGGTCAGCCAACGCCAGCGGGCCCTGCGCCTGGTCGAGTTGCGCACGCAGGAATTGCACGAGCGTGAACAGGAGCTGCGCGGCACTCACGGGCAGCTGCGTGGCGTGCTGAATGCCGCCACCCAAGTGGCAATCATCGCCACCGATTTGCGCGGCGTGATCAACACCTTCAACCCCGGCGCGGAACAGATGCTCGGCTACAGCGCTGGCGATGTCGTCGGCCGCATGACCCTGGAAAATCTGCATCTGCCACGCGAGTTGATGGCACGTTCCGCCGAGTTGAGCGCGCGGTACGGCAAGCGCATACCCAACTGTCACGCGATGCTGGTCGAGGGCGGTGAAGTCGGCGGCCATGAGGCCCGTGAGTGGACGCTGGTGCGCAGCGATGGCAGTCATCTGCCGGTGAACATGCTCGCTACCCCGGTCCTGGACGAGCAGGGCCTGTGGGTCGGGCATCTGGCAATCTGCATCGATATTACCGAGCGCAAGCGCGTACACGAGGCGCTGGCGGCGCGGGACGTGTTGTTAAAGAAGCTCAGCGCCCACGTTCCGGGCGGTATCTATCAATGCAAAATGGAGTTCGGCGGGCGTTTCAGCGTGATCTATGCCAGCGATGGTATTCGCGATATTTACGAGCTGGAGCCGGACGTGCTGTTGCTCGACGCCGAGGCGATCTTTTCTCGCATCCACCCGCAAGACATCACCCGTGTACGTACGTCGATCCGTGATTCGGCCGACGACCTCAGCCCATGGCGCGAGGAGTACCGTGTGCAGTTGCCCGAACGCGGCCTGCGCTGGGTGCGCGGTGAGGCGACGCCGGAAGAGCTGCCCGGCGGCGGGGTGCTGTGGCATGGCTACATCTCGGACATTTCCGACCTCAAACGCGTGGAGGAAGAACTGCGCGCGTTGTCGGTGACCGATTCATTGACCGGTATTCATAACCGCCGCTACTTTCAGGAGCGCCTGACCACCGAAATGGCCCGAGTCGAGCGCGGCGGTGGTGAGCTGTCGGTGATCATGCTCGACATCGACCATTTCAAACGCATCAACGACCAGTACGGCCATGCCGTCGGCGACCGGGTACTGCAAGCCGTGTGCGAACGCATCGGCCATCGCTTGCGGCGCACCGATGTGTTCTGCCGCTTGGGTGGCGAGGAGTTCATGGTGTTGTGCCCGGACATCGACGGCCAACACGCGTACAGGCTGGCCGAGGAGTTATGGCGTGGCTTGCGCAGTGCACCGGTGGATGTGGTCGGCGTGGTGACCGCGAGCTTCGGTATCGCCAGTTGGCGACCGGGCGAGGGCGCCGATTCGCTGCTGCTGCGCGCCGATTCCGGTGTGTACATGGCGAAGCAGCGCGGGCGGGATCGGGTCGAGCAGATGAGTTAGGCCCTGCCACCAAACCAATGTGGGAGCGAGCCTGCTCGCGAAGGCGGTGTATCAGTCAGCACATTTATTGACTGACCTGACGCCTTCGCGAGCAGGCTCGCTCCCACAGGGTTTTGTGGTGTTGCTTGAACTTGGGTTACAGGACCGAAGCCGTCTGGGCCGTCTTCGGCTGGCGATACAGATCCAACAGCACCTGATCCAGCACCGACGACGCACCAAACGGCGCCTTGTCGTTGAGGATCGCCACCACCGCCCAGGTATTGCCATTGACGTCGCGGCTGAAACCGGCAATCGCGCGCACGGTGTTCAGGGTGCCGGTCTTGACGTGGGCTTCGCCGCGCATCGCGGTGGTCTTCAGGCGTTTGCGCATGGTGCCGTCGGTGCCGGCGATCGGCAACGAGCTGATGTATTCGGCGGCATACGGGCTGTGCCATGCCGCCTGCAGCATGCCAGCCATCTCGCGGGCGCTGACGCGTTCAGCGCGGGACAGACCGGAGCCGTTTTCCATCACCAGATGTGGCGCGGTGATGCCTTTCTTCGCCAACCACTGACGCACCACACGTTGCGCGGCTTTGGCGTCGTCACCGTCGGCGTCGTTGCGGAATTTCTGCCCCAGGCTCAGGAACAGTTGCTGGGCCATGGTGTTGTTACTGTATTTGTTGATATCGCGGATGATTTCCGCCAGATCCGGCGAGTAGGCGCGGGCCAGCAGCTTGGCGTTTTTCGGGGTCGCCGCGAGACGATCCTTGCCCTGAATGCTGCCGCCCAGTTCCTTCCAGATCGCGCGCACGGCGCCCGCGGTGTAGGTCGCGTGGTCGAGCAGCGACAGGTAGGTTTGCGAACTGCAACCTTCGCCCAGTTGCCCGGCGACGGTGACGGTCACGCTGCCATCGGGTTGCGCCACCGGGTTGTAGCGCACACCACCGGTGCATTGCTTGGAGTTGAGGGCTTTGACGGTGTTCTCGATGCGGATGCTGGCAATCGGCGGTTCCACCGAGATCAGCACACGCCCACCATCGTTGCGGGCGACAAAGCGCAGGGCCTTGAGGTTGACCAGCAGCGAGTCGGGCTTGACCAGGAACGGCTTGTTCTCGTCGTTGCCGTCGTCATTGAATTCCGGCAGTTGCGGCTGCACGAAGAAGTTGCGGTCCAGCACCAGATCACCGGTGATCTGCGTCACGCCGTTGGCGCGCAGGTCACGCATCAACAGCCAGAGTTTTTCCATGTTCAGTTTCGGATCGCCGCCACCCTTGAGGTAGAGGTTGCCGTTGAGGATGCCGCCGTTCAGGTCGCCGTCGGTGTAGAACTCGGTTTTCCATTGATGATTGGGGCCGAGCATTTCCAGCGCTGCATAAGTGGTGACCAGTTTCATGGTCGAGGCCGGGTTGACCGACACGTCGGCGTTGTACACGGTCGGGTTGCCCGGGCCGTCCAGCGGCACCATGACCAGCGACAGGGCCGAAGGCTGCAGCTTGCTGGCCTTCAGGGCTTTTTCGACGTTAGGCGTGAGGGAAGTGTTGATGGTGGCAGCAGAAACAGGCAGGGCCAGAGGAAGAAGAAGGCCGGCCAGCAATAGAGGACGCAACGATTTGATCATATGAAATAAAACCCTGCAGAAGAGGGGAAAAAAGGCGAGGACATGGATGAAAAAGCCCTCAGTGGTCATGAAAGTGTCGGCATTATGCCCCAAGGTGTTACCGCTT from Pseudomonas baetica includes the following:
- a CDS encoding sensor domain-containing diguanylate cyclase — encoded protein: MSLHPVRPKILGFISEDVSAWLVAMLVLLAGGILTGLLAWATFNQFQHQLRQRFQLLANERYSRIEERFQDQEQRLDGLRRFFANSESVSRAEFDGYTQPLLLRTQAYSFAPRVSAAERAAFEQRVRDEGLSTFTIRELNTQGELQLAADRDEYVPVLYSQTQSRLGSPLGYDLLAQPLRRDTLQRADKLGNLAVSQPLHLVSIEPSYARGVLLVAPVLREGKRPPSGYVMAVISMRQLLADGLPDAFHDYLSVRILDLSTNDQHEVLFESTNEPAPSDLAVTRLVRMADHDYQVDILPSDAFIQANHSSVGSVIILGGLLSVLLSALLYVLVSQRQRALRLVELRTQELHEREQELRGTHGQLRGVLNAATQVAIIATDLRGVINTFNPGAEQMLGYSAGDVVGRMTLENLHLPRELMARSAELSARYGKRIPNCHAMLVEGGEVGGHEAREWTLVRSDGSHLPVNMLATPVLDEQGLWVGHLAICIDITERKRVHEALAARDVLLKKLSAHVPGGIYQCKMEFGGRFSVIYASDGIRDIYELEPDVLLLDAEAIFSRIHPQDITRVRTSIRDSADDLSPWREEYRVQLPERGLRWVRGEATPEELPGGGVLWHGYISDISDLKRVEEELRALSVTDSLTGIHNRRYFQERLTTEMARVERGGGELSVIMLDIDHFKRINDQYGHAVGDRVLQAVCERIGHRLRRTDVFCRLGGEEFMVLCPDIDGQHAYRLAEELWRGLRSAPVDVVGVVTASFGIASWRPGEGADSLLLRADSGVYMAKQRGRDRVEQMS
- the dacB gene encoding D-alanyl-D-alanine carboxypeptidase/D-alanyl-D-alanine endopeptidase, encoding MIKSLRPLLLAGLLLPLALPVSAATINTSLTPNVEKALKASKLQPSALSLVMVPLDGPGNPTVYNADVSVNPASTMKLVTTYAALEMLGPNHQWKTEFYTDGDLNGGILNGNLYLKGGGDPKLNMEKLWLLMRDLRANGVTQITGDLVLDRNFFVQPQLPEFNDDGNDENKPFLVKPDSLLVNLKALRFVARNDGGRVLISVEPPIASIRIENTVKALNSKQCTGGVRYNPVAQPDGSVTVTVAGQLGEGCSSQTYLSLLDHATYTAGAVRAIWKELGGSIQGKDRLAATPKNAKLLARAYSPDLAEIIRDINKYSNNTMAQQLFLSLGQKFRNDADGDDAKAAQRVVRQWLAKKGITAPHLVMENGSGLSRAERVSAREMAGMLQAAWHSPYAAEYISSLPIAGTDGTMRKRLKTTAMRGEAHVKTGTLNTVRAIAGFSRDVNGNTWAVVAILNDKAPFGASSVLDQVLLDLYRQPKTAQTASVL